In a genomic window of bacterium:
- a CDS encoding cyclase family protein, whose amino-acid sequence MPPKSSSQVPLWDISMHLSPRTIAFPGDPAIEIETAKGAGKDDGALVHRFCMGSHAGTHLDAPAHIIRGGLTLAEVSLEPLIGECTVVDCSQCEQSIDAGFLREQEISYMRRVLLKTKNSALLSATDFDFNYVYLTPDGARFLVELGASLVGIDYLSIGQMGPLGVETHKVLLANQVLILEGLDLSQVAPGGYELLCLPLKLDVPDGAPVRALLRPLGEAAGAQAEADRDLAEC is encoded by the coding sequence GTGCCGCCGAAGAGTAGCTCTCAAGTCCCGCTGTGGGACATTTCTATGCATCTCTCGCCCCGGACGATAGCCTTCCCAGGCGACCCAGCCATCGAGATTGAAACGGCCAAAGGCGCAGGCAAGGATGATGGCGCCCTTGTTCATAGGTTCTGCATGGGCAGCCACGCCGGCACACATCTCGATGCCCCGGCGCATATAATCAGGGGAGGTCTCACGCTTGCGGAGGTTAGCCTCGAGCCTCTCATCGGGGAATGCACCGTTGTCGACTGCTCCCAGTGCGAGCAATCCATCGACGCCGGCTTTCTTCGTGAGCAGGAGATATCATATATGAGGCGAGTTCTGCTTAAGACCAAGAACTCGGCGCTGCTTTCTGCCACCGATTTTGACTTCAACTACGTCTATCTGACGCCGGACGGCGCGAGGTTCCTTGTCGAGCTCGGCGCCTCGCTCGTCGGGATTGACTACCTCAGCATTGGGCAGATGGGACCGTTGGGTGTTGAGACGCACAAGGTTCTCTTGGCGAATCAGGTGTTGATTCTGGAGGGCCTGGACCTCTCGCAGGTTGCCCCTGGCGGCTATGAGCTGTTGTGCCTGCCGCTAAAGCTCGATGTGCCTGACGGCGCGCCTGTTAGGGCGCTGCTCCGCCCATTGGGAGAGGCTGCTGGCGCGCAAGCAGAAGCGGACCGGGACCTGGCAGAGTGCTGA